The segment CTGGACAGCCCGATCGGCGCGGTCGTGGGCGGCCTGGTCGTCGGGCTGCTGCTCTCGTACGTCAGCGGATACGTGGAGCCGACGGTCGCCCCGATGGCCGTCCTGCTCCTGCTCGTCGTGGTGCTCCTCGGTAAGCCGGGCGGGCTCTTCTCCAGTTCGAAGGCGAGGGTGGCATGACCGACATGAAGCAGAAGTCGAGCACGGCGCCCGTACCGGATCTGGTTGCGCCGACGAAGGGAAGGCGGCGCCGCGTTCCGGCGCTGTTGGTGATCCTGGCCGGCGCCGCGATCGTGCTCGCGCTGACCTACACGCTGCCGCCGTTCCGCAATTACCAGCTCGCCACGGTCGGCGCCTATCTCTGTGTGACCGCGGGCCTGACCATCCTGACCGGACTCAACGGGCAGCTCTCGCTGGGGCACGGCGCGCTGATGGCGACCGGCGCCTACACACTGGCGCTGGCCCAGAACAAGTGGCTCAACCTGCCGCTCAGTTTCCTGCTGGCGATCGTGGTGACCACCGCGGTGGGCGTGGTGATCGGCCTGGCCGCGGCCCGGCTGCGCGGGCCCTATCTGGCCGGTCTGACACTCGCCGTGGCGATCGTCGTGCCATCGGTGACCAGTACGTTCGACGAGACCTTCAACAGCGATCAGGGCCTGTCGGTGGTGCTCGACCCGCCGCCCGGCACGATCCCGATGGAACGCTGGCAGGCCTGGCTGTGCTGGGCCGGCGCGCTGGTCACGGTGTCGCTGCTGGTTCTTCTGGTACGCGGCCGGTTCGGCCGGGACATGCGGGCGGTGCGGGACGACGAGACCGCGGCCAAGCTCGCCGGGATCAACGTCGCGCGTACCCAGGTGTTGGCCTTCGTGGTCAGCGCCGCCTGCGCCGGGCTGTCCGGCGCCCTGTTCGCCTTCCTCGCGCAGAGCGTCTCCCCCGGCGCGTTCCCGCTGACGCTTTCGCTCTTCCTGGTCATGGCCATCGTGATCGGCGGGCTGGGGAGCCTGGTCGGCTCGTTGCTGGGCGCCCTGCTGCTGGTCGTGCTTCCCACGCTGTCCCAGTCGATCGCCGAACAGACCGGATCGCACCGGCTCGAGGGCAACCTCGCGCTGGTCGTCTTCGGTGTGGTGCTCATCGTCGTCATGCTCGCCGCCCCGGGCGGCATCGCATCAATCCGCTTCAACCGATTTTGGGCTAACACTGTCAGGAGGAACCGATGAAACGTACGGTAGCGACGGCTCTGGCCGTCGTGCTGCTGGCCACCGCCGCGGGTTGCAGCGACGACGGCGGCGGTGGGAGCAGCGGCAGCGCTGACGTCCCGGGTGTGACCGACACCGAGGTGACCGTCGGTACGCACATGCCGCTCACTGGTCCGGCGGCCGCCGGCTACTCGAAGATCTCGCCGGCCACGAAGGCCTACTTCGACTTCGTCAACGCGAACGGCGGCGTTCACGGCCGCAAGATCACTTACAAGGTCAAGGACGACGGTTACAACCCGGCGAACACCCAGACCGTGGTGCGCGAGCTGGTCCTGCAGGACAAGGTCTTCGCGATCCTGAACGGCCTGGGTACGCCCACGCACACCGGCGTGCTCGACTTCCTGAAGACCAACCGGGTGCCCGACCTGTTCGTGGCGAGCGGAAGCCGCAGCTGGAACCAGCCGGACAAGTACCCGGGCACGTTCGGCTTCAACCCGGACTACACGGTCGAGGGCAAGATCCTCGGTACGTACGTGAAGGAGCAGCAGGCCGGGAAGAAGGTCTGTGTCCTCGGGCAGGACGACGACTTCGGCCGCGACTTCCTGGCCGGCGTGGAGAAGGTGGTCGGCCCGGTGGCGGCCAAGCAGACCTACGTGACCAGCAACCCGAACGTCGGGCCGCAGATGGGTGCGCTCAAGGCGGCCGGCTGCCAGGTGGTCATGCTGGCCACGGTGCCCGGTTTCACCGCGCTCTCGATCGGCACGGCTGCGAAGATCGCCTTCAAGCCGCAGTTCGTGGTGAGTAACGTGGGCGCCGACCCGACGACTGTCGGCAAGGCCCTGGGCGCCGCCGCGCCGCTGATGGAAGGCGTGGTGGCGTCGAACTACCTGCCGCTGACCACCGACGAGGCCAACCCGTGGATCCAGCTCTACAAGAAGGTCAACGCGGAGTACAACGGCAACGCCGAGTTCGACAACAACGTCGTCTACGGCATGTCGGTGGCGTACCTGTTCGTGCAGTCGCTGCAGGCGGCGGGCAAGGACCTGACCCGCGACGGGATCATCGCGGCGGTCAAGAAGAACGGCTTCCAGGGCCCCGGCCTGGTCCCGATGCGCTTCTCCGACACCGACCACTCCGGGTACGGCGGAGCCCAGCTCACCAAGGTCGAGGGCGGCAAGGCGGTCTTCTTCGGTACGCCGTACACGACCGACGACAAGGACGCCCCGGTGGCCCCGCACACGGCTCAGGCTGTGACGCCGCCGCAGAACGGCGTACCGGCCGCGTAATATCTGCACTCCCTATGCAACAAAAACGACGAGAGGTTGGGCGATGGCAGACCAGGTAGCAATCGTGACCGGTGCGAGCCGAGGAATCGGCTTCGCCATCGCCCAACGCTTGATAGCTCAGGGCGCCCGGGTCGCCGTCACCGGCCGGGACGCCGACGCGCTCGCGGCCGCGGTGAAGGAGCTCGGCGGCCCCGAGGTGGCGGTCGGGGTGGCCGGCAAAGGTGACGACCCGGCGCACCGGGCCGCGGTGGTCGACACCGTGCGCGAGACGTTCGGGCCGGTCACCACTCTGATCAACAACATCGGGATCAACCCGGCGTACGGGCCGCTGGCCACGCTCGACCTGAACGCGGCCCGCA is part of the Actinoplanes sp. NBC_00393 genome and harbors:
- a CDS encoding branched-chain amino acid ABC transporter permease, with the translated sequence MTDMKQKSSTAPVPDLVAPTKGRRRRVPALLVILAGAAIVLALTYTLPPFRNYQLATVGAYLCVTAGLTILTGLNGQLSLGHGALMATGAYTLALAQNKWLNLPLSFLLAIVVTTAVGVVIGLAAARLRGPYLAGLTLAVAIVVPSVTSTFDETFNSDQGLSVVLDPPPGTIPMERWQAWLCWAGALVTVSLLVLLVRGRFGRDMRAVRDDETAAKLAGINVARTQVLAFVVSAACAGLSGALFAFLAQSVSPGAFPLTLSLFLVMAIVIGGLGSLVGSLLGALLLVVLPTLSQSIAEQTGSHRLEGNLALVVFGVVLIVVMLAAPGGIASIRFNRFWANTVRRNR
- a CDS encoding ABC transporter substrate-binding protein; amino-acid sequence: MKRTVATALAVVLLATAAGCSDDGGGGSSGSADVPGVTDTEVTVGTHMPLTGPAAAGYSKISPATKAYFDFVNANGGVHGRKITYKVKDDGYNPANTQTVVRELVLQDKVFAILNGLGTPTHTGVLDFLKTNRVPDLFVASGSRSWNQPDKYPGTFGFNPDYTVEGKILGTYVKEQQAGKKVCVLGQDDDFGRDFLAGVEKVVGPVAAKQTYVTSNPNVGPQMGALKAAGCQVVMLATVPGFTALSIGTAAKIAFKPQFVVSNVGADPTTVGKALGAAAPLMEGVVASNYLPLTTDEANPWIQLYKKVNAEYNGNAEFDNNVVYGMSVAYLFVQSLQAAGKDLTRDGIIAAVKKNGFQGPGLVPMRFSDTDHSGYGGAQLTKVEGGKAVFFGTPYTTDDKDAPVAPHTAQAVTPPQNGVPAA